A DNA window from Streptomyces sp. 71268 contains the following coding sequences:
- a CDS encoding methylated-DNA--[protein]-cysteine S-methyltransferase: protein METLGSEVLDTPVGPLVVVSHEDGAVAVCGFARTAEELFDSLDIPHEPTSPRGEPTAAAAALRAYFDGDLTAIDAIEVRQPGTALMQQAWQRLRDQPAGVTMTYSEMLPKAPRAAGRACAVNRVGILVPCHRVHRTDGNLGGYTWGLDIKRWLRHHENQADSLF from the coding sequence ATGGAAACCCTGGGCAGCGAAGTGCTGGACACCCCCGTCGGGCCGTTGGTGGTCGTCAGTCACGAGGACGGCGCGGTGGCGGTGTGTGGATTTGCCCGTACGGCCGAGGAACTGTTCGACTCCTTGGACATACCGCACGAGCCGACTTCACCGCGAGGCGAGCCGACCGCCGCGGCAGCGGCTTTGCGGGCGTATTTCGACGGCGATCTCACGGCAATTGACGCCATAGAGGTACGCCAACCCGGTACGGCCCTGATGCAACAAGCCTGGCAACGTCTGAGGGATCAGCCCGCGGGGGTGACGATGACCTACAGCGAAATGCTTCCCAAGGCGCCGCGTGCGGCCGGTCGCGCCTGCGCGGTGAATCGGGTGGGCATTCTCGTGCCCTGCCACCGCGTGCACCGCACCGACGGCAACCTGGGTGGTTATACCTGGGGCCTGGACATCAAGCGCTGGTTGCGCCACCACGAAAACCAAGCTGACTCCCTCTTCTAG
- a CDS encoding maleylpyruvate isomerase family mycothiol-dependent enzyme encodes MTAASPKQRCFTDEEYLSLIETWTAELLDISAHDLDVTVPSCPGWRLRDLVHHVGNIAYFVNAVIDAAGPEPEFTDATPRPDPEVAAWAADQTHAMVKQLRALDPETHVWNWSREPQRLDFWPRCIAHEALVHTWDAHHALGRERALPTRACLDGIGEILDIQLPLRTEEIADARWTAVVHATDEAAQGARWSVTIDHGTVETVLTTGRQAAGEHADDQADVLLSGPAEHLYLGLWRRVPLPLTHGAPDRVRVLCTD; translated from the coding sequence ATGACTGCTGCCTCCCCCAAGCAGCGATGTTTCACCGATGAGGAGTACCTGAGCCTTATCGAGACGTGGACCGCGGAACTACTCGACATCTCGGCGCACGACCTGGACGTCACGGTGCCCAGTTGCCCGGGATGGCGGCTGCGCGACCTCGTGCACCACGTGGGCAATATCGCGTACTTCGTCAACGCCGTCATCGACGCGGCCGGCCCGGAGCCGGAGTTCACCGACGCCACCCCACGGCCCGATCCCGAGGTCGCCGCGTGGGCGGCGGACCAGACGCACGCCATGGTCAAGCAGTTGCGCGCGCTGGACCCGGAGACACACGTCTGGAACTGGTCGCGCGAGCCCCAGCGACTCGACTTCTGGCCGCGCTGCATCGCGCACGAGGCGCTGGTGCACACCTGGGACGCGCACCACGCGCTGGGACGGGAACGCGCACTGCCGACGCGGGCCTGTCTGGACGGCATCGGCGAGATCCTGGACATCCAACTGCCGCTGCGTACCGAGGAGATCGCCGACGCCCGCTGGACGGCGGTCGTCCACGCCACCGACGAGGCGGCACAGGGGGCGCGGTGGTCCGTCACGATCGATCACGGCACGGTGGAGACCGTGCTCACCACCGGCCGCCAGGCCGCCGGAGAGCACGCCGACGACCAAGCCGACGTCCTGCTCAGTGGCCCGGCCGAGCATCTCTACCTCGGCCTGTGGCGCAGGGTTCCGCTCCCCCTCACGCACGGTGCCCCGGACCGGGTGCGGGTCCTGTGTACGGACTGA